The following coding sequences lie in one Pan paniscus chromosome X, NHGRI_mPanPan1-v2.0_pri, whole genome shotgun sequence genomic window:
- the LOC129395350 gene encoding sperm protein associated with the nucleus on the X chromosome C-like, whose product MGQQSSAGGVKRSTPCESNEVNETMPETSRGDSQPEPAPKKSKASDSSTVLVLSYRREVRRRYSVSDELVNDHSRENRVNRLQIDEEEFTQISVETAANQKEDAAVNLGQ is encoded by the exons ATGGGCCAACAATCCAGTGCTGGCGGGGTGAAGAGAAGCACCCCGTGTGAATCCAACGAGGTGAATGAGACG ATGCCAGAGACGTCAAGGGGGGACTCACAGCCAGAACCCGCTCCTAAGAAATCAAAAGCATCGGACTCCTCGACCGTATTAGTGCTTTCCTACAGGAGAGAGGTTAGAAGACGTTACTCCGTCTCCGATGAATTGGTGAATGACCACTCCCGAGAGAACCGAGTCAACCGCCTCCAAATAGACGAGGAAGAATTCACGCAGATTTCTGTGGAAACAGCTGCAAACCAGAAGGAAGATGCTGCCGTTAACCTTgggcaatga